In one window of Opitutus sp. GAS368 DNA:
- a CDS encoding tetratricopeptide repeat protein, with protein sequence MQRFCAVLAGLSLTALGVAAVDPAAFKAAVELYQQHKPLEAQKAFETLAQADGKNADIQFYLGRLALQRDDHEQAVACFEKAVALVPDDARFHHRLGDAYGLAAQKAGLFSKISLAGKCQAEYEKAVELDGKSVDARQSLFNFYLQAPGFAGGSKEKALTQAEEIKRLDPPRGRQIFAAYYANEQKYALALAEFDEVLKDKPDDYTSLYQVGRLAANTGQFLDRGLAALRRCVELPAPAGEPGHAAAHWRIGNILEKQGDKPGARAAYEASLKADPKFPQAIEALKKL encoded by the coding sequence ATGCAACGATTCTGCGCCGTCCTGGCCGGCCTCAGTCTCACCGCCCTCGGGGTCGCCGCCGTCGACCCGGCCGCCTTCAAGGCCGCCGTCGAACTCTACCAGCAGCACAAGCCACTCGAGGCGCAAAAGGCTTTCGAAACCCTCGCCCAGGCCGACGGGAAAAACGCCGACATCCAGTTCTATCTGGGCCGGCTGGCGCTCCAGCGCGACGATCATGAGCAGGCCGTGGCCTGCTTTGAGAAAGCCGTGGCGCTGGTGCCGGACGACGCGCGCTTCCACCACCGGCTGGGCGATGCCTACGGTCTGGCAGCCCAGAAGGCCGGCCTGTTTTCCAAGATCAGCCTGGCCGGCAAATGCCAGGCCGAGTATGAAAAAGCCGTCGAGCTCGACGGCAAAAGCGTCGACGCGCGCCAAAGCCTGTTCAACTTCTACCTGCAGGCCCCGGGCTTTGCCGGTGGCAGCAAGGAGAAGGCGCTGACCCAGGCGGAGGAAATCAAGCGCCTCGACCCCCCGCGCGGCCGGCAGATCTTTGCCGCCTATTACGCGAACGAGCAGAAATACGCCCTTGCTCTCGCCGAGTTCGACGAGGTGCTGAAGGACAAGCCCGACGATTACACCTCGCTCTACCAGGTCGGCCGCCTCGCCGCCAACACCGGCCAGTTCCTCGACCGGGGCCTGGCCGCGCTGCGCCGTTGCGTGGAGCTGCCCGCGCCGGCGGGCGAGCCCGGACATGCCGCCGCCCACTGGCGCATCGGCAACATCCTCGAGAAACAGGGTGACAAGCCGGGCGCCCGTGCCGCCTACGAGGCTTCGCTCAAAGCCGACCCGAAGTTTCCCCAGGCCATCGAGGCGTTGAAAAAGCTTTGA
- a CDS encoding ATP-binding protein → MTLLLGLLLAAFLGVMQFLRHKEQSRIEELRQDSVQSSRQSLQQWISLTNQPLQRFARDFSEWPEMAAFLDRRDQAWAESTLKQNLVNYEAHALWVLTEKGELVYSAQQHPGPPLPPPATSAQLAALASGPGRHIFAESRDGLLEAWGEPIGSDQPGGNPRGWLLVSRWWSPRFLATLSRLSEMRVELVPAGGAATPAHLLLPLCDLQGRPLRQLQTTLNEPDFAGTLDADTLAVRMLLLFGLLVIATVWLGVRQWVLRPLAQISRSLAHEDASAVVALQHEDTELGRIAQLVAHSFEQKQDLRRENEERKRAEQALRKSEELVRRSLELRARLARDLHDGVIQSIYAAGLGLESAMSELERDQAAARTRLTHCRQSLNGVIREVRGFISGLEPEQMQRHGFAEELGALARTMQALWPVRIVHKVDAQAAARLNIGQEVHALQIARECISNALRHGEAKKVLIMLAHAAGDGVLTVRDDGRGFEPALVAGQGSGLHNLATRAREMGGRLHLDSQPGRGATVTITFPLAEAAP, encoded by the coding sequence ATGACCCTACTGTTGGGCCTGTTGCTGGCCGCCTTTCTCGGGGTCATGCAATTCCTCCGGCACAAGGAGCAGTCCCGCATCGAGGAGTTGCGGCAGGATTCGGTGCAGAGCAGCCGGCAATCACTCCAGCAGTGGATCAGCCTGACCAACCAGCCACTCCAGCGCTTCGCCCGGGACTTCAGCGAGTGGCCGGAGATGGCGGCCTTCCTGGACCGCCGCGATCAGGCCTGGGCCGAGAGCACGCTCAAGCAGAACCTGGTCAATTACGAGGCCCACGCCCTATGGGTGCTGACGGAAAAAGGCGAACTCGTCTATTCGGCGCAGCAGCACCCGGGGCCGCCGCTGCCGCCGCCGGCGACGTCCGCGCAACTGGCTGCGTTGGCCTCCGGCCCGGGCCGACATATCTTTGCCGAAAGCCGCGACGGCCTGCTCGAAGCCTGGGGCGAGCCCATCGGGTCGGACCAACCGGGCGGAAATCCCCGCGGTTGGCTTCTGGTCTCCCGCTGGTGGAGTCCCCGGTTTCTGGCGACTCTGAGCCGGCTGTCGGAGATGCGCGTGGAACTGGTGCCGGCCGGGGGAGCGGCGACCCCCGCCCACCTGCTGCTGCCGCTGTGCGACCTGCAGGGCCGCCCGCTCCGCCAGCTGCAGACCACCCTGAACGAGCCCGACTTTGCCGGAACCCTCGACGCGGACACCCTGGCGGTCCGCATGCTGCTGCTCTTTGGTCTGCTGGTGATTGCGACCGTCTGGCTCGGCGTCCGGCAGTGGGTGCTCCGCCCGCTGGCCCAAATCAGCCGGAGCCTGGCGCACGAGGATGCCTCGGCCGTGGTCGCCCTGCAACATGAGGACACCGAGCTCGGCCGCATCGCGCAGCTGGTCGCGCATTCCTTCGAGCAAAAGCAGGACTTGCGGCGGGAGAATGAGGAGCGCAAGCGCGCCGAGCAGGCATTGCGCAAGAGCGAGGAACTGGTGCGCCGTTCCCTTGAGCTGCGGGCCCGGCTCGCCCGCGACCTGCACGATGGCGTCATCCAATCCATCTACGCCGCGGGTCTCGGCCTGGAGAGCGCCATGTCGGAACTGGAACGCGACCAGGCCGCCGCCCGCACACGTCTGACACACTGCCGGCAGAGCCTGAACGGCGTGATCCGGGAGGTGCGGGGCTTCATCAGCGGCCTCGAGCCGGAGCAGATGCAGCGCCATGGCTTCGCCGAGGAACTGGGCGCCCTCGCCCGCACCATGCAGGCCCTGTGGCCCGTGCGCATCGTCCACAAGGTCGACGCGCAGGCCGCCGCCCGGCTGAACATCGGCCAGGAGGTGCACGCGCTCCAGATTGCCCGCGAATGCATCAGCAACGCGCTGCGCCACGGCGAGGCGAAGAAGGTGCTCATCATGCTGGCGCACGCCGCCGGGGACGGCGTGCTCACCGTGCGGGACGACGGCCGGGGCTTCGAGCCCGCGCTGGTCGCCGGCCAGGGCAGCGGGTTGCACAACCTGGCCACCCGCGCCCGCGAGATGGGCGGCCGGTTGCACCTCGATTCGCAGCCGGGCCGCGGCGCCACGGTCACCATCACTTTTCCCCTCGCGGAGGCCGCACCATGA
- a CDS encoding ABC transporter permease, with translation MILETFFQDLRIGLRVLFKEKSFCALAVFVLAVGICGVTTMFSVIDGVLLRGMPFPEPAQLVDVQWRDPKQPPEVTTNLLPADYLELRPAQRSFTDLAAYLNLSTINITITRTPQRLQGAYVTENFFSVLGVKPVLGRDFTADDNRPEAPRVALISHTTWQHEFNGARGIVGQTVRLNGRAATIIGVMPPGFAFPQQEQIWLPLFNTFAPPARNFQVAAGLGIAAAPNVGILARLKPGVTLAQAGQEWDALAARLAGMYPDTNKLLTEASVRPLIQNFVGRNQRMMLYLMFGAVVGVLLIACVNVMNMQFARATLRHKELAVRNALGATRARLVRQMLTENVLLAGLGAVAGVLLSLYAIDLFNEALAIQIPPPPSWVHFAIDPRVLAFTVGVAMLAAVGSGLLPAFLASRANAADALKDAGRGNTSRATNVLTRGLVITQIGLACALLVLSTLVIRSVVNQQRIDYGYDPGTVLAARVGLFSTDDYPAEADRRKFYERVLRELRATPGIASAAVSSRFRMIVAGNGPYEVDGVSYATERDRPQGSFENVSEGYFETLGLKVIAGRDFTSDDNDARQPVVIVSASFARKNFGTASAALGRKVRPFGGGNSGPWRTVVGVAPDTVMQAPPFSPTVNTVGMFIPLNVLTPPFATLLVRPPGGSPHAIDDQLRKAVAAVDPNLPLYFVETPRRAQDDVLAQNRILATMFSLFGGVATLLAAVGVYGVMAFAVNQRTQEFGVRMALGAGRRQILVMVLDQGGRQLFVGLALGLLGALLLVLWFTGAYAGLFFGVNRFDPAIYGFVVLLLSAVAALSCLVPALRATRVDPMVALRAE, from the coding sequence ATGATTCTCGAAACCTTCTTCCAAGACCTGCGCATCGGACTCCGGGTCCTCTTCAAGGAAAAGTCCTTCTGCGCCCTCGCGGTGTTCGTGCTCGCCGTGGGCATCTGCGGCGTCACGACCATGTTCAGCGTGATCGACGGGGTGCTGCTGCGCGGCATGCCCTTTCCCGAGCCGGCGCAGCTGGTCGACGTGCAGTGGCGCGACCCCAAGCAGCCGCCGGAGGTCACCACCAACCTGCTGCCCGCCGACTACCTCGAATTGCGCCCCGCGCAGCGGTCCTTCACCGATCTCGCCGCCTATCTCAACCTCTCGACGATCAACATCACGATCACGCGGACGCCGCAGCGGCTGCAGGGTGCCTACGTCACGGAAAATTTCTTTTCCGTCCTCGGCGTCAAACCGGTCCTGGGCCGTGATTTCACGGCCGACGACAACCGGCCCGAGGCCCCCCGCGTGGCGCTGATCAGCCACACGACCTGGCAGCACGAGTTCAATGGCGCGCGCGGCATCGTGGGCCAGACGGTCCGGCTCAACGGCCGCGCCGCCACGATCATCGGCGTGATGCCGCCCGGCTTCGCCTTCCCGCAGCAGGAGCAGATCTGGCTGCCGCTGTTCAACACCTTCGCCCCGCCGGCCAGGAATTTCCAGGTGGCGGCCGGCCTCGGCATCGCCGCGGCGCCAAACGTCGGCATCCTCGCCCGGCTGAAGCCCGGCGTGACCCTCGCCCAGGCCGGGCAGGAGTGGGACGCGCTCGCCGCCCGCCTCGCCGGGATGTATCCCGACACGAACAAGCTCCTGACCGAGGCGTCCGTCCGGCCCCTGATCCAGAATTTCGTCGGCCGCAACCAGCGCATGATGCTCTACCTCATGTTCGGCGCGGTGGTCGGCGTGTTGCTGATCGCCTGCGTCAACGTGATGAACATGCAGTTCGCCCGCGCCACGCTGCGGCACAAGGAACTCGCCGTGCGCAATGCGCTCGGCGCCACCCGCGCCCGCCTCGTCCGCCAGATGCTGACCGAAAACGTGCTGCTGGCCGGCCTGGGCGCCGTCGCCGGCGTCCTCCTGTCGCTCTATGCGATCGACCTGTTCAACGAGGCCCTCGCGATTCAAATTCCGCCGCCGCCGTCCTGGGTTCATTTCGCGATCGACCCCCGGGTACTCGCCTTCACGGTCGGCGTCGCGATGCTCGCGGCCGTCGGGTCGGGCCTGCTCCCGGCCTTCCTCGCCTCGCGCGCCAACGCCGCCGACGCCCTCAAGGACGCCGGCCGGGGCAACACCAGCCGTGCGACCAACGTCCTTACGCGCGGTCTCGTCATCACCCAGATCGGCCTCGCCTGCGCGCTGCTCGTCCTTTCGACGCTCGTCATCCGCTCCGTGGTCAACCAGCAGCGGATCGACTATGGCTACGACCCCGGGACCGTGCTGGCCGCGCGCGTCGGCCTGTTTTCCACCGACGATTACCCGGCCGAGGCGGACCGCCGGAAATTCTACGAGCGGGTCCTGCGCGAGCTGCGCGCCACCCCGGGCATCGCCTCGGCCGCGGTCAGCTCCCGCTTCCGCATGATCGTCGCCGGCAACGGACCCTACGAGGTCGACGGCGTCAGCTATGCCACCGAGCGCGACCGCCCGCAGGGTTCGTTCGAGAATGTCAGCGAGGGCTACTTTGAAACGCTCGGCCTGAAGGTCATCGCGGGCCGTGACTTCACCAGCGACGACAACGACGCCCGCCAGCCGGTCGTCATCGTCAGCGCCTCCTTCGCCCGGAAGAATTTCGGCACCGCGAGCGCCGCGCTGGGCCGCAAGGTCCGGCCGTTCGGCGGCGGCAATTCCGGCCCGTGGCGGACCGTTGTCGGCGTCGCGCCCGACACCGTCATGCAGGCGCCGCCGTTCAGCCCCACCGTCAACACGGTCGGGATGTTCATCCCGTTGAATGTGCTGACGCCCCCGTTCGCCACCCTCCTGGTACGGCCGCCCGGTGGCTCGCCGCACGCGATCGACGACCAGTTGCGCAAGGCTGTCGCCGCGGTCGACCCGAACCTGCCGCTTTATTTCGTGGAGACGCCGCGCCGCGCCCAGGACGACGTCCTCGCGCAAAACCGCATCCTCGCGACGATGTTCAGCCTCTTCGGCGGCGTGGCCACCCTGCTCGCCGCGGTCGGCGTGTATGGGGTGATGGCCTTCGCCGTCAACCAGCGCACGCAGGAGTTCGGCGTGCGCATGGCGCTCGGTGCCGGCCGCCGCCAGATCCTGGTGATGGTGCTCGACCAGGGCGGCCGCCAGCTGTTCGTCGGCCTGGCCCTCGGCCTGCTCGGCGCGCTGCTGCTCGTGCTCTGGTTCACCGGCGCCTATGCCGGACTCTTCTTCGGCGTGAACCGCTTCGATCCGGCCATCTACGGCTTCGTCGTCCTGCTGCTTTCCGCCGTGGCCGCGCTTTCCTGCCTCGTGCCCGCCCTCCGTGCCACCCGCGTCGACCCGATGGTGGCGCTCCGTGCCGAGTGA
- a CDS encoding ABC transporter permease, with the protein MFPELRFALRQLTKAPGFTATVITVLALGIGATTAIFSVINAVLLHPFPYQDGNHILFVGSNRLDRPNSQMPVAYLDYLEWRRDARSVEHLAFATGTSATLTGLPEPAVLRQGAVSAPVWPLLGMQPVLGRVFTDAEDTPAAPPVCVLSYATWQKRFSGDRSILDHPITLDGKSYTVIGVMPPTFKFWAADVWTPVGLQAGSDLMQSRIIRNDSWVVTRAAPGRTIDDVRAELSVIARQIAQQHPDSNRDVGVTMRYLSESVSGPFRNPLLLMLGAVAAVLLIACANVANLLLARTIARRREFAVRAALGASRGQLIRQMLVECVPLAVLGGIAALGLAVWGLDGLLAILPQDTVPVEAVIRVNAPVMFFAATVTFGTMLLFALFPALEGSSAAGGNGLNEGSRGTASVRTGRIRAGLIVAEVSLSLMLLIGAGLLLRSLARVYAVEVGFNRDNLLTIPIQLPENRYGTSEQATRFFEDAVARLRSLPAVAAVAASTNAPFLNGSGMPLVVEGQTYTDIAQMKDVQFSLVTDDYFRAQGLRLVRGRVLNETDRAGSPPVIVLNEAAVKKFLPEGEPLGKQVMLGAPDNLIKPGMLPAGFDKFQWATVVGVVQSARHFGLDNDPPAAAYIPVRQSWNYPQMRRFMILLVRTHGEPLDAVPALRGVLKSQDRDLPVERISTMNTIIGDSLQSTRFNTVLLGLFAVIALALAAVGIYGVVAWNVTQRTREIGIRSALGATRRDVLRLVVGQGMKVVLLGVALGLAGSFAATRALQGLLFETSVFDGWTFAIVSLLLASVALLACWFPARRATRVDPMVALRAD; encoded by the coding sequence ATGTTCCCTGAACTGCGCTTCGCCTTGCGCCAGCTCACCAAGGCCCCCGGCTTCACCGCCACGGTGATAACGGTCCTGGCTTTGGGCATCGGTGCCACCACGGCGATCTTCAGCGTCATCAACGCCGTGCTGCTGCATCCGTTCCCCTATCAGGACGGCAACCACATCCTCTTCGTCGGGTCGAACCGGCTGGATCGCCCCAACAGCCAGATGCCGGTGGCCTACCTCGATTACCTCGAGTGGCGCCGGGACGCACGCAGCGTCGAGCACCTCGCCTTCGCCACCGGCACGTCCGCCACGCTGACGGGCCTCCCGGAACCCGCTGTGCTCCGCCAGGGCGCCGTGTCCGCGCCGGTCTGGCCCTTGCTCGGCATGCAGCCGGTGCTCGGCCGCGTGTTCACCGACGCCGAAGACACCCCCGCCGCCCCGCCGGTGTGCGTGTTGAGCTACGCCACCTGGCAGAAGCGCTTCTCCGGAGACCGGAGCATCCTGGACCACCCCATCACCCTCGACGGCAAGTCCTACACGGTGATCGGCGTCATGCCTCCCACCTTCAAATTCTGGGCCGCCGACGTCTGGACCCCCGTCGGGCTCCAGGCGGGCTCGGACCTGATGCAGAGCCGCATCATACGCAATGACTCCTGGGTCGTCACGCGCGCCGCCCCGGGCCGCACCATCGATGACGTCCGCGCTGAGCTGTCGGTCATCGCCCGCCAGATCGCCCAACAACACCCCGACAGCAACCGGGATGTCGGCGTCACCATGCGCTACCTGAGCGAGTCGGTCTCGGGCCCGTTCCGGAATCCGCTCCTGCTGATGCTGGGCGCCGTCGCCGCCGTGCTGCTGATCGCCTGCGCCAACGTCGCCAACCTGCTCCTGGCGCGCACCATCGCCCGCCGCCGCGAATTTGCCGTGCGCGCCGCCTTGGGTGCCAGCCGGGGGCAGCTCATCCGCCAGATGCTGGTCGAGTGTGTGCCGCTCGCCGTGCTCGGCGGCATCGCCGCCCTGGGCCTCGCGGTCTGGGGCCTCGATGGGTTGCTGGCCATTCTGCCGCAGGACACCGTGCCGGTGGAAGCCGTCATCCGGGTCAACGCGCCCGTCATGTTTTTTGCCGCCACCGTCACGTTCGGCACCATGCTGCTGTTCGCCCTGTTTCCCGCGCTCGAGGGCTCCAGCGCCGCCGGCGGCAACGGCCTCAACGAGGGCAGCCGCGGCACGGCCAGTGTGCGCACCGGCCGGATCCGCGCCGGGCTCATCGTCGCCGAGGTCAGCCTCTCCCTCATGCTGCTGATCGGCGCCGGCCTGCTCCTGCGCAGTCTCGCGCGCGTCTACGCCGTCGAGGTGGGCTTCAACCGCGACAACCTTCTCACGATCCCGATCCAGTTGCCCGAGAATCGCTACGGCACCAGCGAACAGGCCACGCGGTTCTTCGAGGACGCGGTGGCGCGCCTCCGGTCGCTTCCCGCCGTCGCCGCCGTCGCGGCCAGCACCAACGCGCCCTTCCTCAACGGCTCGGGCATGCCGCTCGTCGTCGAGGGCCAGACCTACACCGACATAGCCCAGATGAAGGATGTCCAGTTCTCCCTCGTCACCGACGATTACTTCCGCGCCCAAGGGCTGCGGCTGGTGCGCGGCCGCGTCCTCAATGAGACCGACCGGGCCGGCTCGCCGCCGGTGATCGTCCTCAACGAGGCGGCGGTGAAGAAATTCCTGCCCGAGGGCGAGCCCCTCGGCAAGCAGGTGATGCTGGGCGCGCCGGACAACCTGATCAAACCCGGCATGCTGCCGGCGGGTTTCGACAAGTTCCAGTGGGCGACGGTGGTCGGCGTGGTCCAGAGCGCGCGGCACTTCGGTCTCGACAACGATCCACCCGCCGCCGCCTACATTCCGGTCCGCCAGTCCTGGAACTATCCGCAGATGCGCCGGTTCATGATCCTCCTCGTGCGCACGCACGGGGAACCCCTCGACGCCGTGCCGGCGCTGCGCGGCGTGCTCAAATCGCAGGACCGGGACCTGCCCGTCGAGCGCATCTCCACCATGAACACGATCATCGGCGACTCGCTCCAGTCCACGCGGTTCAACACCGTGCTGCTGGGCCTGTTCGCCGTCATCGCCCTCGCGCTGGCCGCCGTCGGCATCTATGGCGTCGTCGCCTGGAACGTGACGCAGCGCACCCGCGAGATCGGCATCCGCTCGGCCCTCGGCGCCACCCGCCGGGACGTGCTCCGTCTGGTGGTCGGCCAGGGCATGAAGGTCGTCCTGCTCGGCGTCGCCCTCGGTCTGGCCGGCTCGTTCGCCGCCACCCGCGCCCTGCAGGGCCTGCTCTTCGAAACCAGCGTCTTCGACGGCTGGACCTTCGCCATCGTCTCGCTCCTCCTCGCCAGCGTCGCGCTGCTCGCGTGCTGGTTTCCGGCCCGCCGCGCCACCCGCGTGGATCCCATGGTGGCCCTGCGGGCTGATTGA
- a CDS encoding small ribosomal subunit Rsm22 family protein has product MNWETLDWEVLDRLRETFLSEAKSAGPYWHTITDLESYDLTYGERIGWKWDAVLAELKRRGWTPPASATVLDWGCGSGVAGRRVVDFFGAASFTRLLVHDHSELAMDFAEHRARKQYPQLEAGRADARYLRSDEPIGVLVASHVLNELADVARAELADLCARAQTILWVEPGTHEVSRALGGWREKLRAAGLNPVAPCPHHAACGVLAAGNERHWCHFFASPPANLYADSDWVKFGQRAGIDLRSLPYCFLALDRRPTSVAAVYDRRNDDEANNDDGHRPPLQLSRILGEPRHYKGYAKIFSCDASGVAELMLQKRDAPELFKALKQGAGPELHRWAHAHGRIMQIKPL; this is encoded by the coding sequence ATGAACTGGGAGACGCTCGACTGGGAAGTCCTCGACCGGCTGCGCGAAACGTTTCTGTCCGAGGCGAAGTCCGCCGGCCCCTACTGGCACACGATCACCGACCTCGAAAGCTACGACCTCACCTACGGCGAGCGCATCGGTTGGAAGTGGGACGCGGTGCTGGCCGAATTGAAACGGCGCGGCTGGACCCCGCCCGCCAGCGCCACCGTGCTCGACTGGGGTTGCGGCAGCGGCGTCGCCGGCCGGCGCGTCGTGGACTTCTTCGGCGCGGCGAGCTTCACCCGGCTGCTGGTGCACGACCACTCGGAGCTGGCGATGGACTTCGCCGAACACCGCGCGCGGAAACAATACCCGCAGCTCGAAGCCGGCCGCGCTGACGCCCGTTACCTCCGCTCGGATGAGCCGATCGGCGTGCTGGTCGCCAGCCATGTGCTCAACGAGCTCGCCGACGTGGCGCGAGCGGAGCTCGCCGACCTGTGCGCCCGCGCCCAGACCATCCTCTGGGTCGAACCCGGCACGCACGAGGTCAGCCGCGCGCTCGGCGGCTGGCGCGAGAAACTGCGCGCCGCCGGCCTGAACCCCGTCGCTCCCTGTCCGCACCACGCCGCCTGCGGCGTGCTCGCGGCCGGCAACGAACGGCACTGGTGCCACTTCTTCGCGTCGCCGCCGGCCAACCTTTATGCCGACTCCGACTGGGTGAAGTTCGGCCAGCGCGCCGGCATCGACCTGCGCTCCCTGCCCTACTGCTTCCTCGCGCTCGACCGCCGGCCCACCTCTGTAGCGGCGGTCTATGACCGCCGGAACGATGATGAGGCCAACAACGACGACGGTCATAGACCGCCGCTACAGCTTTCCCGCATCCTCGGCGAACCGCGCCACTACAAGGGCTATGCCAAGATCTTCAGCTGCGACGCCAGCGGCGTGGCCGAACTGATGCTGCAGAAGCGCGACGCACCCGAATTATTCAAGGCCCTGAAGCAGGGCGCCGGCCCGGAGCTGCACCGCTGGGCGCACGCCCATGGCCGCATCATGCAAATCAAGCCGCTCTGA
- a CDS encoding ABC transporter ATP-binding protein codes for MITLRNVEKVYPLKGGVFYALRNISLTINEGEFVSIMGNSGSGKSTLLHILGLHDSAWGGEYTLKGEAVHKLDKKKRFELQKKHIGFVFQSYHLLDDLTVYENLEIPLSYRDMPKKERESVVCDVLDKFGIVGKKDLYPSQLSGGQQQLVGVARALIAKPSLILADEPTGNLHSDQGREIMKLFKKLNEEGTTIIQVTHSAENATYGSRIIRLADGLLIS; via the coding sequence ATGATCACGCTCCGTAACGTTGAAAAAGTCTACCCGCTCAAGGGCGGAGTCTTCTATGCCCTGCGCAACATCAGCCTCACGATCAACGAGGGTGAGTTCGTCTCCATCATGGGCAACTCCGGCTCCGGCAAGTCCACCCTGCTGCACATCCTCGGCCTGCACGACAGCGCGTGGGGCGGCGAATACACCCTGAAGGGCGAGGCCGTCCACAAGCTCGACAAGAAGAAGCGCTTCGAGCTGCAGAAAAAGCACATCGGCTTCGTCTTCCAGAGCTACCACCTCCTCGACGACCTCACGGTCTACGAGAACCTCGAGATTCCGCTTTCCTACCGCGACATGCCCAAGAAGGAGCGCGAGTCGGTCGTGTGCGACGTGCTCGACAAGTTCGGCATCGTCGGGAAAAAGGATCTCTATCCCAGCCAGCTCTCCGGCGGCCAGCAACAACTGGTCGGCGTCGCCCGCGCGCTCATCGCCAAGCCCTCGCTCATCCTCGCCGACGAGCCCACCGGCAACCTCCACTCCGACCAGGGCCGGGAGATCATGAAGCTCTTCAAGAAGCTCAACGAGGAAGGCACCACCATCATCCAGGTCACGCACTCGGCGGAGAACGCCACTTACGGCAGCCGGATCATCCGCCTCGCCGACGGCCTGCTGATCAGCTGA
- a CDS encoding SAM-dependent methyltransferase produces the protein MSNPPREDFLIQLGTSVRDGSFVKLTLGKPRGGDATLRNLLVRPVVLRGAPHLSFVWRHDRQDITKNHAPEDAITALAALVGADFHSAHLFTTARMAQLEFNKKGEPRLTYGPAAVEKAGGEHDRTKQRLLPEQSQPWLEKLGVTTATGAVREGLADKHRQIHKFTEILSHLAADAALPTHRPLEIADMGCGKGYLTFATHDYFNLVEQRAAHVRGIEAREELVTLCNRIARETARANLNFVQGTIESARLPALDVLIALHACDTATDDALAKGVQAGAALLVVAPCCQKELRPQLVAAPVLAPALRHGIFQERHAEFATDALRALLLEWAGYDTKVFEFISTEHTAKNLMIAATKRNGPARTESAALKVRELATFYGIKSQALARQFYFDLGT, from the coding sequence GTGAGCAATCCGCCCCGTGAGGACTTCCTGATTCAGCTCGGCACCAGCGTGCGCGACGGCAGCTTCGTGAAGCTCACGCTTGGCAAGCCGCGCGGCGGCGACGCCACCCTGCGCAACCTGCTGGTGCGGCCCGTGGTCCTGCGCGGCGCTCCGCACCTTTCCTTCGTCTGGCGGCATGACCGGCAGGACATCACGAAGAACCACGCGCCGGAAGACGCCATCACGGCGCTGGCCGCGCTTGTCGGCGCCGACTTTCACAGCGCCCACCTCTTCACCACGGCGCGGATGGCGCAGCTCGAGTTCAACAAGAAGGGCGAACCGCGCCTCACCTACGGTCCGGCCGCGGTGGAAAAGGCCGGGGGAGAGCACGACCGCACCAAGCAGCGTCTGCTCCCGGAGCAGAGCCAGCCTTGGCTCGAAAAGCTGGGCGTCACGACCGCCACCGGCGCCGTCCGGGAGGGCCTGGCCGACAAGCACCGGCAGATCCACAAGTTCACCGAAATCCTCAGCCACCTCGCCGCCGACGCGGCCTTGCCGACCCACCGGCCGCTCGAGATCGCCGACATGGGCTGCGGCAAGGGTTATCTGACGTTCGCCACGCACGATTACTTCAACCTGGTCGAGCAGCGCGCCGCGCACGTCCGCGGCATCGAGGCCCGCGAGGAACTCGTGACCCTGTGCAACCGGATCGCCCGCGAGACGGCGCGGGCGAACCTCAACTTTGTCCAAGGCACGATCGAGTCGGCCAGGCTCCCCGCGCTCGACGTGCTCATCGCCCTGCATGCCTGCGACACCGCCACGGACGACGCGCTCGCCAAGGGCGTGCAGGCCGGCGCCGCGCTGCTCGTGGTGGCCCCATGCTGCCAGAAGGAGTTGCGTCCCCAGCTGGTCGCCGCCCCGGTCCTGGCTCCCGCCTTGCGCCATGGGATTTTCCAGGAGCGCCACGCCGAATTTGCCACCGACGCCCTCCGCGCCCTGCTGCTCGAGTGGGCGGGCTACGACACGAAGGTGTTCGAGTTCATCTCGACTGAGCATACGGCGAAGAACCTCATGATCGCCGCCACCAAGCGAAACGGCCCGGCGCGCACCGAGTCCGCCGCCCTGAAGGTGCGCGAGCTGGCCACCTTCTACGGCATCAAGTCGCAGGCGCTCGCGCGGCAGTTCTATTTCGATCTCGGCACATGA